The Mya arenaria isolate MELC-2E11 chromosome 16, ASM2691426v1 genome includes a window with the following:
- the LOC128222304 gene encoding uncharacterized protein LOC128222304 isoform X1 has protein sequence MLKYKSLKDSPTKIRAHSFNMTEANSKDSAAFQMQKEVSGSASSQDDTAPEKQGATSGAKGDNLEDLFSTLKQQISSSDWLKENTAEKWVKENPELAKDYMDAAKKS, from the exons atgttaaaatataaatcacttAAGGATAGTCcaa CAAAGATTAGAGCCCACTCTTTCAATATGACAGAGGCAAATTCAAAGGACTCGGCTGCGTTTCAGATGCAAAAAG aAGTTAGTGGCTCGGCTTCCAGCCAAGATGATACAGCTCCGGAAAAACAGGGAGCTACATCCG gtgCTAAGGGAGATAACTTGGAAGACCTGTTTTCAACTTTAAAGCAGCAGATATCCAGCTCTGATTGGTTGAAGGAGAACACTGCTGAAAAATGGGTGAAGGAAAACCCAGAACTCGCTAAAGACTACATGGATGCAGCGAAAAAatcttga
- the LOC128222304 gene encoding uncharacterized protein LOC128222304 isoform X2, whose protein sequence is MTEANSKDSAAFQMQKEVSGSASSQDDTAPEKQGATSGAKGDNLEDLFSTLKQQISSSDWLKENTAEKWVKENPELAKDYMDAAKKS, encoded by the exons ATGACAGAGGCAAATTCAAAGGACTCGGCTGCGTTTCAGATGCAAAAAG aAGTTAGTGGCTCGGCTTCCAGCCAAGATGATACAGCTCCGGAAAAACAGGGAGCTACATCCG gtgCTAAGGGAGATAACTTGGAAGACCTGTTTTCAACTTTAAAGCAGCAGATATCCAGCTCTGATTGGTTGAAGGAGAACACTGCTGAAAAATGGGTGAAGGAAAACCCAGAACTCGCTAAAGACTACATGGATGCAGCGAAAAAatcttga